From Branchiostoma floridae strain S238N-H82 unplaced genomic scaffold, Bfl_VNyyK Sc7u5tJ_1569, whole genome shotgun sequence, one genomic window encodes:
- the LOC118408312 gene encoding retinitis pigmentosa 1-like 1 protein — MASGGRDRTLRFVRVAGIVQFMQSRLMKKADPTRQEEAAPPPGRIRRRLSKIRNSFRIKKYSKRDEEDEASGRRESAPAATPDDAREGGGAAAAAETSTREAEAVVERVSSLEEHIRTTETADASDALEVPPEPEITIDIHKEPPAPEELTPDIEEVAEDTPGDVHVEEDAQEEKEDIETLETVPKEPKIQKTVEPEEVKFEPKVEEHAPDVHEIVPEVEESVPEVEELEPEVEEIESEVKAFEPEEDEGEAAVAATKIQAGFRGHQSRKKVKKLKEEKDAAVKIQAGYRGWKTRKQVSVKRRDVPGAEADHVTEESPESVTEEESSLSMPTDVTELHVVMETESRIEPPATFAVDTSPVEEAAPSPVAESSPTELFAKQPDTPPSSPEVTQPEIAETPSPTEAESPETSSPEKTSPAPFSKPTPPTPPPTPAEFDMLGGGTEATEPVFSKEPIFEGEVEPAMMKAVTEKLDVLEKETVEASEKVLYQPGTEVSFVAPPPLLPEPVETVAKEEVEFSEPVEEPSVMVVETKTVAKQENEVYPCLIAESFDKPTPEVVVTSERTVSMETGPEGKTQTVVKVEHTVVKEITTVVTPKSSEVVTTEERTATSVSSDERSSEEQVTVVEASDDDTFEESGLEPARNSGPKDKGAELDRNSASFTDKWEPEPGES, encoded by the exons atggcgtcgGGCGGACGAGATCGAACCCTTCGGTTCGTGAGGGTTGCCGGGATAGTACAGTTCATGCAGTCGCGCCTGATGAAGAAGGCAGACCCGACCAGGCAGGAGGAGGCCGCCCCACCACCTGGCAGGATCAGGAGACGCCTGTCCAAAATAAGGAACAGTTTCAG GATCAAGAAGTACTCGAAGCGGGACGAGGAGGATGAGGCCTCGGGACGGAGGGAGTCTGCCCCTGCCGCGACGCCGGACGACGCCCGGGAAGGTGGAGGAGCTGCAGCGGCGGCGGAGACATCAACAAGAGAG GCCGAAGCTGTAGTGGAAAGAGTCTCATCCCTTGAAGAACACATACGAACGACCGAAACAG CTGATGCTAGCGATGCTTTGGAGGTCCCACCGGAACCAGAAATCACCATCGATATCCACAAGGAGCCTCCAGCGCCGGAGGAGCTGACACCGGACATCGAGGAAGTGGCAGAAGACACTCCGGGGGATGTACACGTGGAGGAAGATGCTCAGGAGGAAAAGGAGGACATCGAAACGCTAGAAACAGTGCCAAAGGAACCGAAAATCCAGAAGACTGTCGAACCGGAAGAAGTAAAGTTTGAACCGAAAGTAGAGGAGCATGCACCAGATGTACATGAGATTGTACCAGAAGTTGAGGAGAGTGTACCGGAAGTAGAGGAGCTTGAACCGGAAGTAGAAGAGATTGAATCGGAAGTAAAGGCGTTTGAACCGGAAGAAGATGAAGGTGAAGCAGCCGTAGCGGCCACAAAAATCCAGGCTGGATTTAGAGGTCACCAGAGCAGGAAGAAGGTGAAGAAGCTGAAGGAGGAGAAAGACGCAGCAGTCAAGATCCAGGCGGGATACCGCGGGTGGAAGACAAGGAAACAAGTCAGCGTCAAGAGAAGGGACGTACCGG GTGCAGAGGCTGATCACGTGACAGAGGAATCACCAGAATCCGTGACTGAAGAAGAGTCGTCACTATCCATGCCTACTGACGTCACAGAGCTGCACGTTGTCATGGAAACGGAGAGCCGGATAGAACCCCCTGCGACGTTCGCGGTCGACACATCCCCTGTTGAGGAAGCGGCACCATCTCCAGTAGCAGAATCCTCACCAACTGAGTTGTTCGCGAAACAACCGGATACACCTCCGTCTTCTCCGGAAGTGACGCAGCCAGAGATTGCCGAGACGCCGTCTCCGACGGAAGCCGAGTCGCCCGAGACGTCGTCGCCCGAGAAGACCTCGCCGGCTCCGTTCTCCAAGCCGACTCCGCCGACTCCACCGCCCACCCCGGCCGAGTTCGACATGCTTGGCGGTGGAACTGAAGCAACTGAGCCCGTCTTCAGCAAAGAACCCATTTTTGAGGGAGAAGTTGAACCAGCTATGATGAAGGCTGTCACGGAAAAGCTGGACGTTCTGGAGAAGGAAACTGTAGAGGCGAGTGAGAAGGTTCTATACCAGCCCGGTACGGAAGTCTCTTTTGTGGCACCTCCTCCTCTATTACCGGAGCCCGTGGAAACCGTTGCTAAGGAAGAGGTAGAGTTCTCAGAGCCTGTTGAGGAACCATCCGTAATGGTCGTTGAAACGAAGACTGTGGCGAAACAGGAGAACGAAGTCTACCCCTGCCTCATCGCTGAATCGTTCGACAAGCCCACGCCGGAAGTCGTCGTGACGTCAGAGAGAACCGTCTCCATGGAGACGGGCCCCGAGGGGAAAACGCAGACCGTCGTCAAGGTGGAGCACACCGTCGTCAAGGAGATCACCACCGTGGTGACGCCCAAATCCTCTGAGGTCGTCACCACAGAGGAAAGAACTGCCACGTCCGTGTCGAGCGACGAGCGGAGCAGCGAGGAGCAGGTCACGGTGGTGGAGGCGTCGGACGACGACACCTTCGAAGAGTCCGGGTTGGAGCCTGCCAGAAATAGTGGACCAAAAGACAAGGGAGCTGAACTGGACCGGAACAGCGCCTCGTTTACGGACAAGTGGGAGCCTGAACCGGGTGAGAGTTAG